In the genome of Bradysia coprophila strain Holo2 unplaced genomic scaffold, BU_Bcop_v1 contig_232, whole genome shotgun sequence, one region contains:
- the LOC119076574 gene encoding odorant receptor 94b-like codes for MARKYSVKLSDTVHRMITIYFVLGLWTTQSGHRTISVSQLFYFVSFCLFGVSVIIEACTTENNDDCIFLVVTNLICLVQVGRLYNIIWKQNRILDLIRTASANGTDDYDTFCIVSAKLNKLMSLATYFIFATLFLLVVVVGLPFIKKELIFDIAFPLDYKNSESGFYVAYTFVAGIFLLSITCILFASMLWFIMLNFVVKYEILGNDFKNLGVSGTEEDEQKNTQTLYLQHLVESIKSLENINGLLEDFSSNFSYLFLLQIVTSSICICGGVYTLAFSSHANLVQDGFYFTVLFYCFFDTFTLLYLGNEIMLASDRLSYCLFESEWMEQTQSCKKYFLIVVERLKQPQQLVVGKLFPMNLRTFTAIVNRAYSLFNVLQNFRE; via the exons ATGGCAAGGAAATACAGCGTCAAGTTAAGTGATACAGTCCATCGGATGataacaatttatttcgttttggGATTGTGGACAACTCAATCCGGCCACAGGACCATTTCCGTATCACAgcttttctattttgtttcCTTTTGTTTATTCGGTGTATCAGTGATCATAGAGGCCTGCACAACTGAAAACAATGACGACTGCATATTTCTGGTGGTTACCAATCTTATCTGCCTCGTACAAGTCGGTCGACTCTACAACATTATTTGGAAGCAAAATAGAATTCTTGACTTGATACGTACAGCTAGTGCTAACGGCACGGACGATTACGATACATTTTGCATCGTTAGTGCCAAACTCAACAAGCTAATGTCCCTGGCCACGTACTTCATTTTTGCCACACTCTTTTTGCTGGTCGTTGTCGTAGGTTTACCATTCATCAAAAAGGAGTTAATATTCGACATCGCATTCCCCTTGGACTACAAAAATAGTGAGAGTGGATTCTATGTGGCTTATACATTTGTTGCCGGGATTTTCCTCTTGTCCATAACTTGTATCTTGTTTGCCAGTATGTTGTGGTTTATCATGTTGAATTTTGTGGTCAAGTACGAGATACTGGGAAacgattttaagaatttggGTGTATCGGGAACGGAAGAAGATGAGCAGAAAAATACTCAAACTCTGTACCTTCAACATTTGGTTGAGTCGATTAAAAGTCTGGAAAATATCAATGG ACTTCTTGAggatttttcatcgaatttttcttACTTGTTCCTACTTCAAATTGTGACAAGTAGCATCTGCATCTGTGGCGGGGTCTACACTTTGGCATTC AGCTCTCATGCTAATCTCGTTCAAGACGGATTTTACTTCACGGTTCTATTCTACTGCTTCTTCGATACGTTTACTCTCCTTTACTTGGGAAACGAAATAATGTTAGCATCGGACAGATTGTCTTACTGTCTTTTCGAATCGGAATGGATGGAACAGACGCAATCGTGCAAAAAGTACTTTCTCATTGTCGTCGAACGTTTGAAGCAGCCACAGCAGCTGGTAGTCGGTAAACTGTTCCCAATGAATTTGCGAACATTTACTGCG ATTGTAAATCGTGCCTACAGCTTGTTCAATGTTTTGCAAAACTTTCGAGAGTGA
- the LOC119076572 gene encoding vesicular glutamate transporter 1-like has protein sequence MKGVITCCGSSNDGTKAEKEVNFQDKFAVPNDNRTDGVQPSTIGLPVETPPLTWKFWQKRRYIVVLLTFFGFFNVYTMRVNLSVGIVAMTELRPVYYQNGTVGYEQYFNWSSTEQGLILSAFFYGYILTQLIGGYFGAKIGGNWVFGVGIFTTAVLTLITPLAAKSGVYVLIAVRVIEGIFEGVTLPCVHDIWSRWAPPHERSRMATIALAGTYVGTVIAMPLSGILANTLGWESLFYVFGVIGVLWFIVWVIVVRRNPGQDRYITKDELQYIKASIGAVRDKKPSVPWKAILTSKHVYAIYVANTAETWGLYTLITQLPTFLKDAMNYDLQKSGFLSATPYLALAILLFVFGYLADWVQMKKYLTTTQVRRYFNCLGFLLQGTFMLLAAYLLHPVWSIVCIVLAVGFGALVFCGYCVNALDIAPQFASIIMGISNTFGTIPGIISPTLTGVLVKNKTMEEWRIVFFITSGVYAIGCIVYWIWCTSELQPWAKRKEVVNDRESNTDTAHM, from the exons ATGAAAGGAGTGATAACATGCTGTGGTTCGAGCAACGACGGTACGAAAGCGGAAAAGGAAGTGAACTTTCAGGATAAATTTGCGGTGCCAAATGACAATCGCACTGATGG TGTGCAGCCATCAACAATCGGTCTTCCTGTCGAGACGCCACCGCTCACGTGGAAGTTTTGGCAAAAGAGGCGGTACATTGTTGTTCTGCTAACATTTTTCGGATTCTTCAACGTGTACACGATGAGAGTTAATTTAAGTGTTGGAATTGTGGCAATGACCGAACTTCGACCTGTTTATTATCAAAACGGTACCGTTGGTTAT gAGCAATACTTTAACTGGTCGTCAACGGAACAAGGGCTCATCTTAAGTGCATTCTTTTACGGTTACATTCTGACGCAATTGATCGGAGGTTATTTCGGAGCAAAAATTGGCGGGAATTGG GTGTTTGGGGTCGGTATCTTTACAACAGCCGTTTTAACACTGATAACTCCATTGGCTGCAAAATCTGGAGTGTACGTCCTGATTGCGGTTAGAGTAATCGAAGGCATTTTCGAAGGTGTTACGCTTCCATGTGTGCATGATATTTGGTCACGATGGGCTCCACCACATGAGCGCAGTAGAATGGCAACGATAGCGTTGGCAGGCACATACGTTGGAACAG TCATTGCAATGCCTCTGAGTGGTATATTGGCCAATACACTCGGCTGGGAGAGTTTATTTTACGTGTTCGGTGTGATCGGCGTTTTGTGGTTCATTGTTTGGGTGATTGTGGTTCGCCGGAATCCCGGGCAGGATCGGTATATAACGAAAGATGAGCTGCAATACATAAAAGCGTCTATAGGAGCTGTGCGGGATAAAAAGCCATCCGTTCCGTGGAAAGCGATTTTGACGTCGAAACATGTTTACGCTATTTATGTGGCCAATACAGCTGAGACCTGGGGTCTCTACACGCTCATCACACAATTGCCAACATTTCTGAAAG ATGCAATGAACTATGACCTACAAAAATCTGGTTTTCTGTCTGCAACGCCCTATCTGGCATTggcaattttgttatttgttttCGGTTATTTAGCTGACTGGGTCcagatgaaaaaatatttgaccaCGACTCAG GTCCGTAGATACTTCAATTGCCTAGGTTTCTTGTTGCAAGGAACTTTTATGCTGTTAGCTGCCTATTTGTTGCATCCGGTGTGGAGCATTGTCTGCATAGTATTAGCTGTTGGCTTCGGTGCACTGGTGTTTTGTGGATATtg CGTAAATGCACTTGATATTGCACCACAATTCGCCAGCATTATCATGGGAATATCGAATACATTCGGAACCATTCCTGGCATAATATCGCCTACATTGACGGGAGTGTTGGTCAAAAATAAG ACGATGGAAGAATGGCGCATCGTTTTCTTTATTACATCCGGTGTGTATGCGATTGGTTGTATTGTTTATTGGATTTGGTGTACCTCAGAGTTACAACCGTGGGCGAAACGGAAGGAGGTCGTGAACGATAGAGAATCCAATACCGACACCGCACATATGTAG